The Astyanax mexicanus isolate ESR-SI-001 unplaced genomic scaffold, AstMex3_surface scaffold_34, whole genome shotgun sequence sequence ttgctgtggtgttgccagttagttgctgtggtgttgctaggaggttgctgtggtgttgctaggttgttgatgtggtgttgctaggtggttgctgtggtgttgctaggtagttgctatggtattgctagatggttgctgtggtgttgctaggtggtttctgtggtattgctaggtggttgatgtggtgttgctagatggttgatgtggtgttgctagatggttgctgtggtgttgctaggtggttgctgtgatgttgcaaggtggttgctgtgatgttgcaaggttgttgctgtggtgttgctaggtggttgctgtggttttgctaggtggttgatgtggtgttgctaggtggttgttgtggtgttgctaggtggttgctgtggcattgttaggtggtaaagatacaccagcagctcagtgGTGATGTTGGtagatggttactatggtgtttctaggtggttgctatggtgttgctaggcggttgctatggtgttggtaggtggttgtgtTGGTGTTGGTagacggttgctgtggtgttgctaggtggttgctatggtgttggtaggtggttgctgtgctgtCCCCCTCAAATGTGTCCCTTAAAACTACTAAAAATGTCTGTTTTGTGAAAGTGTATGCTTACTTCTTCAAGGAAACgctaatatttgtaataatggtTGGTTGTGCGTTGCTTATTCAATTACAACATCAGTGCGGAGACGGTTTAGTTTATTAAagtttggtttattaaataaaatgctgtaaatcaaatttagctttttttcctttttctctgatTCAATATTAGATAGAAAAAAGGAAAGATtatttgattattaaaaaaataataaattgcagCCCTACTTGTCAGCTATTTCCAATCTCCCCTACGTCCCCAACATTCAAacataaatgtgtgtaaattataCATATCTGTATGTaatatttctaatatttgtaGTAAAAACCGTTACCTGTAGGAGAATATCCACAAAGTTTCTACAATTTCTTAATCAcatcttttaaaaatgtattagatCAGatttaatcagattactgcattatctaattatttttgtagttatttgtgcatgtaaactaataataatcagattattaaGTGCATGCATACTGTATGTGAATAAagttactgtaaatgtaaaaataaactatttttattacTATGCAGAAGAGCATCTCCATTGGTGGGGGCAGCTGTCCCATTTGTCAATTCACGAAAAGTTGAAAAACAGCagaagaataaatatataaaaaagataaaacacgATGCAATACGATGTAATGAGGAAACAACTCATATTTctagtaataaagtaaaaatgctaaaatgtacCCTGTAAATTCCATTTCTCCTCTTCTGCCACAAAACCGCTGTTCTACTACCTTTATATCCCATCTAAGAccttgggctctattttagtgatctatagtgcaccagtgAATTGCTTTAAAATACGCCGTGCAGAGCTCGAAATGTGCAGAAgccatttattaattcatttaattattaattagtattttcacaatataaagtgcacttaaaatcctttaattttcccaaagagCAGCATTAATTttcctgcagcagcattagcattagccgctaactgtgctaagtgctagctcttttgccgttctgAGGTGGCTATTATCAGCCTGCAGTCTAATTATTTAGTACTGCATTAACagaagctatgtgggacgaaccgctagctaatagcgccctagcttaccggaacattcagggttcctcagtgtagcactgtcaggcggcaTATGCTGCTTAGTGCTAGTGGttggccgctaatgctaatgctccagccttagtgctggagaaatttgggaatctgagcttactgtaaataaatggaagtgctttactcactgaAGTTTCTAGTAAAATCATTACCTGTAGGAGCTAAAGAATATTCACTGTTGTCCGAATCTTCTCCATTAAGACAACCTGCACCTGTTCAATTAAAATGAATAGAATTagagtataaatacagctgcttACACTTACACATTCCTTCATCCTGCTGTAACAAAAGATACGCATCTAAACTATAAACACATCCTCTAGATACAGTGAACAGAAAACAAGAattttataacaataataataatgcaatgattatatactgtacatcagtgagcattagcattagcgcagtTCAACTTACCTATTATATTCCTTTTTTTAAGAACAAAGATGACACACAACACTCCAGCCGTAATCAGAAGTGCTACAATAACAATCACAGCGACCGGTGTTGTATCGGGCGCCTCACCTTtgaataaatgacaaaaatcacAATTCAGGTTATTAAATACAATTAGTAATTAGGCTGATAACTCTAAACTCTGAAAGACCAGAACTGCAACAGGTAACAGTAAGAAATATCATATTTACGAAAAAATGTAGTACCCCATTGTACGATTTTTGGTTCCTTGAGGGAGCTGTGAGTAAAAGAACAGTCGTATTGGACATTTTCCTTCTCCGGAATGTCCACAATCTTCCTCATCTGGAAGGTCGCATCCTCATTGGGTCTGACTCCAGAGGATGTGACTAGATGTTCAGGAATGGCAGTGCCGGACTTCCTTATAGTCATCACCACGTCTTTGGGGTAGAAGCCCGTGGCCAGGCAGGTCAGGGTTAACTTTCCTGGGGCAATCCTGGATCTTTTTGCAAACATGTAAAGTGCTGGTGGagctaaagcaaaaacaaaatgaacaagaatacatttaaaataaccgGATAACCCTCTCGAAAGAGTTCATCACTGAACCCAGTACAGTATAGTgagtatcatcagaacactaaccagataaccgTCTTGAAAGAGAGCAACACTTAGCACAGTACAGTGAGcatcatcagaacactaaccagataccaccCTCGAAAGAGTGCATCACTCATCCCAATGCAGTGAGTACCATCAGAACAATAACCAAATGCCCCTCTCAAAAGAGTGCATCACTGAGCCCAGTACAATATagtatcatcagaacactaaccagatacccccttTTGAAAGAGTGCTTCACTCAGCCCATCACAGTGATTACTATCAGAACACAAACCAGATACTCCTCTTAAAAAAGTGCATCACTCAGCCCAATACAGTgagtatcatcagaacactaaccagatacccctcttgaaAGAGTGCATCACTGAGGCCAATGCATTGAGTACcattagaacactaaccagatcgAAAAGTGTGCATCACTGAACCTAATTCAGGGAGTACCATCAGAACTCTAACCAGATGCTACTCTTAAGAATCCATCACTCAGTCCAATACAGTAACTACCATTAGAACACTAActagatacccctctcaaaagaGTGCATCAATGagaccagtacagtgagtatcatcagaacactaaTCGGATTCCCCTCTTGAGTCTATTGcttagcccagtacagtgagtatcatcagaacactaaccagatacctctctcgaaagagtgcatcactcagcacAGTACAGTATCATCAgtacactaaccagatacccatCTCGAAAGAGTGCATCACTGAGCCCAGTAAACTATGAAAACACTAACCAgattagggttgggcggtatgacggtatttcggtataccacggtatttaaatatggtgaaggtattgtaaaatagtgacggtatattaaccacgtgacgtgccaaacctgaactttgaaaaacggacgtttaagacattctgcgcatccacaatgaaagagcagtgggaggggtaagcagttggagctccctgattggttatggggtggggattctcagtgaggagatcatacagcaaaaactcaataaactctacaggtttcactaattttcaccaaaattatcgccacaaataaccacatttgtgctgaagtgacaataaatccctaacaactaaccaaccaaccaaccaccgaaatgatcaaatttatcagtttatcctgcagcatggggtgttcagtgtgttacagctgtttccttaaatattcctcatctcctatttcactcgcgctcatattctaataccgtacagaattctgcagtttcctcagagttttctgtcattatttcgcagctagcttgagcgctgtaaatataagcaATTCCGCGGACTGCGAGGCGCTGCGCGCTGCACCGTATACCGCCATATAATCTGACGacggtatgaaaaacttcaataccgcccaaccctaaacCAGATACTCCTCTTGAAAAAGGAAAGAGTGCATCACTCATTCCAATACAGTATCGTGAGTATCATCAGAACACTTACCGGATTTCCCTCTCgaaagagtgcatcactcagcccaATACAGTGACTaccatcagaacactaaccagatacccctctcgaaagagtgcatcactcagcccagtacagtatagtgagtatcatcagaacactaatcggatacccctctcaaaagaGTTAATCACTGAGCCCTGTACAGTATAGTAAGTATcattagaacactaaccagatacccctcttgaaAAAGTGCATCATTCATCCCAATACAGTGTGCATAATCAAAACACTACTCGGATTCCCCCTTTTGAATGTCTATTGCTATCGAATTCCCCTTTAGAGAGTCTATTGCTTAGCCCAGTACTCAGAATATCAACAGAAAACTAACAGGATActcctctcaagagtgcatcagTACCAGTGTGTATCACTTACAATATCACAATGTAGAAGCATTTCTTCCCAGTATCATGCAGTCCTTCTACAATCTGTACCAGCTTCACCTCAGGGTTACAATTTCAATgtttccaaaaatggaaaaaacggAAACTCACAGTGTTTTCGTAGTGTTTCTTTTCCGTACTCCATGAATTTGGTGAGCCAgtccacacactctttctccaggTAGCCCTGGGTGTACTGGTTCAGGATGGCCACACCATCCCATTTCCTCTTGGTTTCTTCTGCAGCTGGAACCGGAGCGACCCAGACCCTGTGCGAATTATCAAAGGAGAGAAAATCTGATCCATCATAACTGTACTGATCAATCCCGTTCAGAAACTTCACCTCTCCATTGGACTCATCGATCTCACAGCCGTGtctccactgaagaacatgaagATCTGAAAAGAAGGAGAAAATAAAGACCATCACAATCACTGACACAGATCACGAGAGAAGGAAACAATGAGATCTGATGAATCACTAACCAGTGTTACTGTGGTTCATCCTCTTCATCAGAATATCCATGTTGACCTTGAACCACTGTTCTTTACTCTTGCGAGACTGGGTTCCTTTTTCCCAGTAATCTTCCTGCATCTTCTCCATCATCCAGCTCTGTTTAGgaatcttcttctgctccttaCTGTTGTAGTAGTCGATCTCTCGgtcatccagcagccccagagctGTGAACTGGTGGATTCCTGGTAGAGACACGTCTTTGTTGAGGGCGCTGTAAATGTAGAACAGGGAGTGTTTCTCTGGAGGAGATACTGTAAAGAAAATTTAAAACAGGGTTTTAAAAAGTCTTATGTTTACCAACATAAGacaactatattaaatgtattgagTTTAAAACATGTACAGTTAGGGGGTaacggtacgtgtattctttacaAACCGTCACGGTAcggggtcacggttcggttcgtgtaaacgcatgcagaatacacggtacataGGCAGTCTGTTGAGATTGCAAATCCAATGAACGTAACCCAGAAaatgtagctgtagcactgttgctattagcaactcccTACCGACTTAGCTCTTAGCCTGTGCTGAGAAGTTTAGTTCTGACTGGAAGTTGAAGCAcacaagcagaaagagagagcagaaacAGATCATTCAAACTGTCCACACAACCATTGCTGCGCCCAATACAGTCAGtgtcagaacactaactggatacccctctcaggaGTTTAATGCTGGTTAAGAGCTAAGCTGGTCAACTAGATGTCTCACCAGTACAgggtatgattttttttgtctgaactTGAACATCATATACCAGTTTAGACTGAGTTCAAACAGAATGGTAAATACACCATTTTCTTCACACatagaaaatgtatatatgtggGCATTTGTTTCTTAAtatgtgaaatacattttaaacattttaattttttttttaattgcttgccAAATATTAGGgattttattttcttactttttacaaatgcaaatatatttagaAATGCATACTGGAAATATATTAATTTTCCATATGGGCTGAAACAGCCATTCAAACACTGTTTGGCACCACCGTAGATCGATGATCTAGACACTAAGATAATGTATGTAAATTTGACACTGTTGAATGCCTGCTTACCCATGTGTAAAGTAAATATGTGTAACATATGTGTATAGAAAACGTTGAAATGTATGAACATCtcaaatgtattttcttataaTCTCATTAATCTAATTAAACAAACTGCATGACACTGGTCCGGATACAATATAAACCCAGTCGGGTGCTAAACAATCCAGCTGtgataaaataaatctgtaagtaagtaaacaaactaaataaatgtgtaaataaattgattatactgattgattgattaataataaaataatgtaattggTCTGCCCAcataaagagaaatatatataaaatgcattttaaatacattCAAAAATGTATTATCCCTAATGTACTGCTACAAATTGCATTGTCATTTTGAGAATAAGCAATATATTTAAAGTGTACTTCGCATGTAAAGAAATACACATCATATACAATAATCTCATTAAATAAATTGGAGAACGCTCATCCTGACACTAAAGGAAACCAGTCGAGTGTTAATGCAGCATGCGCTGACAAATTTGTCTTATTTgtaaaaaagtaatgaaacaaatagataaataaatatatttcaaatataatgATACCATTGCTGGTCTGcacatatggaaaaaaatatatgtgaaaTGAATTTAGAAACCAATTTAAATGTTAAACATTAAAATGTCATAATACACAAAAATGTACTGCAACTGTTTcaaatataatcaatatatttgatttttttgtacaGGTACACTTTTACAACATTATTCGCATTAAATAAGAAGCTAACACTTGATACTAAAGCAAACCATTACATTTCCTGTGACAAATGTGTCTAATATGTAGAAaagtaatgaaacaaaaaaatgaatgaatatatttCAAATTTAATGAAGCCATTGTTGCTGTTCTGCTCATATGGAAGAGAAATATATgttaaatgcttttatatttaaataatatttttaaaaacgttttaaatTTCGCagtcaataaaaaatatatttccttaATGTACAGTGCAACTGTTTGAGAAGCGTTTTACACATAATTAAGcgttttatgtaaataaataatgtattagaAGTGTATTTAAGTCTCATTTCACACACAAAGAAACACGTGTGTGTACAGTTAACGTTACACTTCTTTGTGTGGGTGTGATAGTGCCGTGTTTAACAATTACTGTAAAATACTCATTTATGACGAATTAACCTTATTAaccaattatattattattataattattataaccaTTAACCAAATTAATTTAAGTATAgtctataataataattgtgtttgCTATAATccttttattctgtgtatttcaGGTATTTaggaatattaatatatatactatattttagtTTCCGTTTGTCGCGGTCGGTGTCGGGGTCGGTGTCGGGTGTTGGGTGTCGGTTCGGGACTTACCGCCGCGGGTTAGGACCCCCACCGTGCACACCACGATCACGAACAGGATCGCGTACAGCTCCATCCCTGCGCGCGCTCCGCTCCTGATCCGGTTAAATCGGTTTAAGAAGCGGATTTTTTCCCCTCAGAAAAGCCGCTGCTGGTTTTTCCgctctgagctctgagctctgagTTCAAACTGCTCACGCTTCAGCGcgcatatttacatatttacccGCCTAGAATTACAGTAAAACGGAGAAAACGCCCCTATATACTTAGAGATtatagaatatttaatatttaataatgctgGAAACATCAGCGGTACGTTTATGATATCAATCATAAGAATTTTACAAACTATTATAGCACAAAAAGTAACAATGCTCAGATGTTTATTataaagagggagagataaacaaatatagagagagatacagagagagaaaaagaggaagagaaagatgaTAGAGGGACAGACTGAGATGAGAGCGAGAGGAAGAGATAAATAGACCGACAGATGGAGAAatcaagaagagagagagagagagagagagagagagagaccgataGAGGGGAAACCgagaacagggttcatacacgttttaaccaatacatttccatgatattTTCATGGCAAAATtttatgaccatacgatttttaaaacatcagtgcagacatggacaataaaaccaacaatcaactaaaactataatcaaaattgataatagtaggcctaaaatgtattaaataaaatactgatacgccgtctttaataataaaaatataatatatatatatatttttggtagaacaaatttccatgactttctaggtatttttatttttccaaaacttatccaggcctggaaattgctattgaATTGCTATGACCCTCACCCTGTGAGAAGAAAGAgagatttttacttttacatgaACTTTAAAATATCATCAGAAAGGTGATGCACCAAAtctcataaaaataaaaacacacaaataacacagctCATACATTAATAATCCAATGTACACACATCAACCACTGTCCCTAAACACACCAGTTAGCACATCGTTCCTCAGTTTATAATATGAGAACCCCACACTGATGATACCTGATTTGACCAGGGCTTTAAACAGCAGCTCAGGGTCCGTCACACCTTCATCTCAAAGGTTATTATTATGCTTGTGAGCCAGATTGCTAGCTTTGCTTGTCCAAACAGAAAGTTTGAAAGAAAGAGGAGGAGTAGCGTGGACCCAGAATAAACAAAGGCAAAGCAAAATAACCTCCAACGCTTCACACAATCCTGCCAACAGATACAGCAAGGGTGCACAGCAAACACGTGTTCTACAGTCTCAGGCCTCCCATAAAAAGCACAGCCGTCATCAATAAGGGGCTTCAGGTGAACAAGGAGCTTATTAGTGGCTAAGGCCCCATAGATGACCCTccactagaggtgggcggatcgatttaAAACATTGATAGTATCGATACTAATGTTGGTATTTGGTATTGATCGATACTTGTGTGATAAGATCAATTCTTAAGTTTCAGTTTATCTTTGGTACAACTCCAGGCATTTACAGAGTGACCGACTGGCCGTACAATAGTGATGCGCAGATAGATTCTGAAATATCAATACCTCCAATACCACATCTTTATGCTCTAAAATCGATTTTCAAATCAAAATATCAATACTTTTGATACTTTAGTAATTTGAGGCAATATATATCACTAACAGGAACACAGTGGAACGTAACTAAACTATTGAGATCTTGTCTAAATGGTAAGCTCTTGAtgggaatgttctcctccaccagtcttacacactgcttttggataactttatgctgctttactcctggtgcaaaaattcaagcagttcagtttggtgatttgatggcttgtgatcatccatcttcctcttgattatattccagagattttcaatttggtaaaatcaaagaaaaacatcatttttaaatgtgtacAAAAGGTACACATTTAGggtattttttggaaaaaaaaaataagaaaaaataaactacataaatatatagtaaataattaaaaatattatttttcatttactttACAAAAAAAGTAATGTGGTAGAAATTACCTAATTACATGCAATTCAACTTTAATCAGACAGTGTGATTGATCTTTAGAAACTTAAGATTTGTCAGTGGATGTGTATCTTTTAAAAGTTACTgtttaaaaaacagaaacacaaagaaaataagtaatttgtaactgtaatattattattatttttattattaaatataatattaaatatgtcCTTATTTTTACGTCCATAtgttacacatacatatacagtcaGTGACATTTCCTAAAGTATCAACAAAAGAAGTTATTTTCTACAGAGCCCCATTTTTTACAAACGTTAAAAGATCATATTAATTCAGGGACACGTGGATAAGCAAAAATTAAatcctttatttattaataaaaacagtacTCAGTGAAATTCAAAGTACAATATAATAAAGAATACAGCATCAGATCAAAAGCTGCCAATCTCCATAAACATCAAACCACACGTTTATATATCTGTTCTTATGCTGCAAATTAAGGAAAAAGTGCATCAagaaaaatatagtaatatatagatCTAATTTAAAAGCTAAAAAAGCAGCAGAAGATCATAAACATTTACACTGCTCCTACACTTTCTGAAACACTGGGCAGGTAAAGTAACCAGAAGTCCCTAGGAAATAAAATAATGCTACAGATGCCAAAGAATTAAAAGTTAAATACAAAATATGTAATGACAGGGTAAAAAACAATTCTGTACCGGGTTACTGATAGACAATCCTTTCAATTATAACGTTTCTCTATTTTTAAGAGGTAATTCTCTAATTTCTGGTTCAAATCCAGAGAATTCCAGCATAGATTTAACATTTTGACCAAATATGTAAAcataaaatacactgtaaaagaaaaatacaaataaaatatatatataaaaaagtgcaaTAGTTGATTTAAATGAAAAGGCTTTGGTAAAGTGGCTATATTCAGCTCATCCagcaaatgtaaaaatgtgacagaaaataaaacagtaaaaatacatataataaaaaatataaacagctgATATTTAAACAGTAAGCACCTGGACTCAGACTCTGTTATATCAATATTAAGATGAAAATAAACGGCTATTATCTGCCACAATTTAAACAGTTTGAGTCACAGAGTAACACTTAATATAACACTCAATTTCCCTTCTGTCTACATTCAATGCATAAGCactaaaatatatcaaatatacacattaaaaacacagcacTCAATGCGATCTGAGGATGCTTATTAATAAAGTAAACTGAAATTAAAACGTTATAGATCAGAACATCTTAACTCAAGTATTCTGAACAACACAACAGGTAATAC is a genomic window containing:
- the LOC125790028 gene encoding H-2 class I histocompatibility antigen, alpha chain-like, with the translated sequence MELYAILFVIVVCTVGVLTRGVSPPEKHSLFYIYSALNKDVSLPGIHQFTALGLLDDREIDYYNSKEQKKIPKQSWMMEKMQEDYWEKGTQSRKSKEQWFKVNMDILMKRMNHSNTDLHVLQWRHGCEIDESNGEVKFLNGIDQYSYDGSDFLSFDNSHRVWVAPVPAAEETKRKWDGVAILNQYTQGYLEKECVDWLTKFMEYGKETLRKHSPPALYMFAKRSRIAPGKLTLTCLATGFYPKDVVMTIRKSGTAIPEHLVTSSGVRPNEDATFQMRKIVDIPEKENVQYDCSFTHSSLKEPKIVQWGEAPDTTPVAVIVIVALLITAGVLCVIFVLKKRNIIGAGCLNGEDSDNSEYSLAPTGNDFTRNFSE